Proteins co-encoded in one Pseudochaenichthys georgianus chromosome 22, fPseGeo1.2, whole genome shotgun sequence genomic window:
- the LOC117467502 gene encoding tubulin beta-1 chain-like, with amino-acid sequence MREIVHLQAGQCGNQIGAKFWEVISDEHGIDPTGSYQGDSDLQLDRINVYYNEASGGKYVPRAVLVDLEPGTMDSVRSGPFGQIFRPDNFVFGQSGAGNNWAKGHYTEGAELVDSVLDVVRKEAESCDCLQGFQLTHSLGGGTGSGMGTLLISKIREEYPDRIMNTFSVVPSPKVSDTVVEPYNATLSVHQLVENTDETFCIDNEALYDICFRTLKLTTPTYGDLNHLVSATMSGVTTCLRFPGQLNADLRKLAVNMVPFPRLHFFMPGFAPLTSRGSQQYRALTVPELTQQMFDSKNMMAACDPRHGRYLTVAAIFRGRMSMKEVDEQMLNVQNKNSSYFVEWIPNNVKTAVCDIPPRGLKMAATFIGNSTAIQELFKRISEQFTAMFRRKAFLHWYTGEGMDEMEFTEAESNMNDLVSEYQQYQDATAEEEGEFEDEGEEDLA; translated from the exons ATGAGGGAAATCGTGCATCTGCAGGCAGGCCAATGTGGAAATCAAATTGGAGCTAAG TTTTGGGAAGTCATAAGCGACGAACATGGTATTGACCCAACCGGCTCATACCAGGGGGACAGCGACCTGCAGCTGGATCGCATCAACGTCTATTATAATGAGGCTTCAG GTGGGAAGTATGTCCCCCGGGCCGTGCTGGTGGACTTGGAGCCCGGCACGATGGACTCGGTGAGGTCCGGTCCCTTCGGCCAGATCTTTAGACCAGACAATTTTGTCTTTG GCCAGAGCGGAGCTGGTAATAACTGGGCAAAGGGTCACTACACTGAGGGAGCCGAGCTGGTGGACTCGGTCCTGGATGTGGTGAGGAAGGAGGCGGAGAGCTGCGACTGCCTGCAGGGCTTCCAGCTCACACACTCCCTGGGTGGAGGAACCGGCTCGGGCATGGGCACGCTGCTTATCAGCAAAATCCGAGAGGAGTATCCGGACCGCATCATGAACACTTTCAGCGTGGTGCCTTCCCCCAAG GTTTCAGACACAGTTGTGGAGCCATACAACGCCACCCTCTCCGTCCACCAGCTTGTGGAGAACACAGATGAGACCTTCTGCATTGATAATGAGGCGCTGTATGACATCTGCTTccgcacactgaagctcaccaCCCCCACCTACGGAGACCTCAACCACCTCGTGTCAGCCACCATGAGCGGTGTCACCACCTGTCTGCGCTTCCCGGGCCAGCTCAATGCTGATCTGAGGAAACTGGCCGTCAACATGGTGCCCTTCCCCAGGCTACACTTCTTCATGCCCGGCTTCGCCCCATTGACCAGCCGTGGCAGCCAGCAGTACag GGCTCTGACGGTTCCTGAGCTCACCCAGCAGATGTTCGACTCCAAGAACATGATGGCAGCCTGTGACCCACGCCATGGCCGCTACCTCACGGTTGCAGCCATCTTCAGAGGCCGCATGTCCATGAAGGAAGTAGACGAGCAGATGTTGAATGTGCAGAACAAAAACAGCAGCTACTTCGTAGAATGGATCCCAAACAACGTGAAGACTGCCGTCTGCGACATCCCTCCCCGTGGCCTCAAGATGGCCGCCACCTTCATCGGCAACAGCACGGCCATTCAGGAGCTGTTCAAGCGCATCTCAGAGCAGTTCACCGCCATGTTCCGCCGCAAGGCCTTCCTCCACTG GTACACCGGCGAGGGCATGGATGAGATGGAGTTCACAGAggctgagagcaacatgaacgACCTGGTGTCTGAGTACCAGCAGTACCAGGATGCCACTGCTGAGGAGGAGGGCGAGTTTGAGGATGAAGGCGAAGAGGACCTGGCCTAG